The following proteins are co-located in the Microcystis wesenbergii NRERC-220 genome:
- the der gene encoding ribosome biogenesis GTPase Der, with amino-acid sequence MKLPVVAIIGRPNVGKSTLVNRIAGDQQAIVFDQPGITRDRTYQPAFWCDRDFQIVDTGGLVFNDDSEFLPLIREQALIALAEASVAIFVVDGQGGITAGDREIAAWLRQQNVPILLAVNKCESVEQGILQATEFWELAIGEPFPISAIHGSGTGELLDAVIKYLPPAAAIPENEEIKVAIIGRPNVGKSSLLNALTGQQRAIVSPISGTTRDSIDTLIEREGQVYRLIDTAGIRRKKNVDYGAEFFSINRAFKAIRRSDVVLFVIDVLDGVTEQDLKLAGRIIEEGRAVVLVVNKWDAVEKDTYTINTYTKMLQDRLYFMDWAEMIFVSAMTGQRVTKILELVDIAAESHRRRVSTSVINDVIEDAVKWHNPPTTRGGKQGKLYYGTQVSSQPPTIALFVNDPQRFNDNYRRYIEGQFRQQLGFKGTPIRLIWRGKPAREVEKTVNRATKV; translated from the coding sequence ATGAAACTGCCTGTCGTCGCTATTATCGGTCGTCCCAATGTGGGCAAATCCACCCTCGTCAATCGTATCGCTGGAGATCAACAGGCGATCGTTTTCGATCAACCCGGGATTACCAGAGATCGCACCTATCAACCAGCTTTCTGGTGCGATCGAGATTTTCAAATTGTCGATACAGGGGGGCTAGTTTTTAACGATGACAGCGAATTTCTCCCTTTAATCCGCGAACAGGCTTTAATCGCCCTAGCAGAGGCAAGTGTGGCGATTTTTGTCGTCGATGGGCAAGGGGGAATTACCGCCGGCGATCGAGAAATTGCCGCTTGGTTACGACAGCAAAATGTACCGATACTTTTGGCCGTCAATAAATGTGAATCGGTGGAACAGGGTATCCTGCAAGCGACGGAATTCTGGGAATTAGCCATCGGTGAACCCTTCCCCATCTCGGCCATTCACGGTTCTGGTACAGGAGAACTACTCGATGCGGTGATTAAATATTTGCCACCCGCGGCGGCAATTCCCGAAAATGAAGAGATTAAAGTGGCAATTATCGGTCGTCCTAACGTGGGTAAATCCAGTCTCCTCAATGCTTTAACCGGACAACAACGGGCGATCGTTAGTCCGATTTCGGGAACCACCAGAGACTCGATCGATACTTTAATTGAACGAGAAGGACAGGTTTATCGGTTAATTGACACCGCCGGCATTCGCCGTAAGAAGAATGTGGACTATGGAGCCGAATTTTTCAGTATTAACCGTGCTTTTAAAGCAATTCGCCGGTCTGACGTGGTACTATTCGTCATCGATGTGCTAGATGGTGTCACCGAACAGGATTTAAAATTGGCGGGACGAATTATTGAAGAAGGGCGCGCGGTGGTGCTAGTGGTCAATAAATGGGATGCAGTGGAGAAAGACACCTACACCATCAATACTTACACCAAAATGCTCCAAGATCGACTGTATTTCATGGATTGGGCAGAAATGATCTTTGTCAGCGCCATGACGGGGCAAAGAGTCACCAAAATCCTCGAATTAGTCGATATTGCCGCCGAATCTCACCGTCGTCGCGTCAGTACCTCGGTAATCAACGATGTGATCGAAGATGCGGTTAAGTGGCACAATCCCCCCACCACCAGGGGCGGAAAACAGGGGAAACTATACTATGGCACGCAAGTATCGAGTCAACCCCCCACGATCGCTCTTTTCGTTAACGATCCCCAGCGCTTTAATGATAACTATCGCCGTTACATCGAAGGGCAATTCCGGCAACAGTTAGGCTTTAAAGGAACCCCGATCCGCTTAATCTGGCGCGGCAAACCGGCGCGAGAAGTGGAAAAAACAGTTAATAGAGCCACCAAGGTCTAA
- the recQ gene encoding DNA helicase RecQ, producing the protein MAAIDSLEKALKYHFGYDQFRPNQRQIIEAALNNQDLLVIMPTGGGKSLCFQLPALIKKGVTVVVSPLIALMQDQVTALADNGIGATFLNSTLNAKQVRERESLILQGKIKLLYVAPERLLSPSFLDFLAVIDNYLGLACLAVDEAHCVSDWGHDFRPEYRQIKQVRQRFPSVPILALTATATQQVREDIIQQLGLRDSSIHIASFNRPNLYYEVQPKTSKSYQQLYQYIKGQKGAGIVYCISRKTVDKVAEQLQKDGIDALPYHAGMDDRERSQNQTRFIRDDVQIMVATIAFGMGINKPDVRFVVHYDLPRNLEGYYQESGRAGRDGEPAKCTLFFSFADARKIEYFINQKTEQNEQQKARQQLRQVLDYAEGTECRRSSVLGYFGESFAGNCGNCDNCRHGNNSEDWTIEAQKFLSCVARTGQKFGMMHIINVLRGGKGERITQYQHHLLSTYGIGKDKTMEEWKRLSRSLVQQNLLVETEDNFRILKLNQHSWEVMRKQRSVFIAVPRKANGQILGDDNPNTVESDLLFERLRQLRKKIADSQGVPPYVIFHDSSLRLMARSKPRSLEQFRQISGVVHSKVQQYGDIFIAAINDFCQDSLPSTQFLTLQYYQDGLNVEEIARKRSLKVSTIYEHLAKLLEAGYQIDINQLVSKNKQEYIRLAIKKVGDQSLKTLKENLGDNYSYEEIKLVVAWQRRPRQ; encoded by the coding sequence ATGGCTGCAATTGACTCTTTAGAAAAAGCCTTAAAATATCACTTTGGCTACGATCAATTTCGACCGAATCAACGCCAAATAATTGAGGCTGCTTTAAATAATCAGGATTTATTAGTAATTATGCCCACCGGAGGCGGTAAATCTCTCTGTTTTCAGCTACCTGCTTTAATCAAAAAAGGGGTGACGGTGGTGGTTTCTCCCCTAATTGCTTTAATGCAGGATCAAGTAACTGCTTTAGCTGATAATGGCATCGGGGCAACATTTCTCAATAGCACTTTAAACGCTAAACAAGTCAGAGAAAGAGAATCTTTAATCCTGCAAGGAAAAATTAAACTGTTATATGTTGCGCCAGAAAGATTATTATCGCCTAGTTTTTTAGACTTTTTAGCTGTTATTGATAATTACCTCGGTTTAGCCTGTTTAGCAGTGGATGAAGCTCACTGTGTCTCCGATTGGGGCCATGATTTCCGCCCTGAATATCGACAAATTAAACAAGTTCGTCAACGCTTTCCCTCCGTGCCAATTCTCGCTTTAACTGCCACCGCCACCCAACAGGTGAGGGAAGATATTATCCAACAATTAGGATTGCGAGATTCTTCCATTCATATTGCTAGTTTTAATCGTCCTAATCTTTACTATGAAGTTCAACCTAAAACCAGTAAATCTTATCAGCAATTGTATCAATATATTAAAGGACAAAAAGGAGCAGGAATAGTTTACTGTATCAGCCGCAAGACCGTCGATAAAGTTGCTGAACAGTTACAAAAAGATGGTATTGATGCCCTACCCTATCACGCGGGTATGGATGATCGGGAAAGAAGCCAAAATCAAACCCGTTTTATTCGGGATGATGTGCAGATTATGGTGGCGACAATTGCCTTCGGTATGGGGATTAATAAACCCGATGTGCGCTTTGTCGTTCATTATGATTTACCCCGCAATTTAGAGGGATATTATCAAGAATCGGGCCGCGCCGGTAGGGACGGAGAACCGGCTAAATGTACCCTCTTTTTTAGCTTTGCAGATGCCAGAAAAATTGAGTATTTTATTAACCAAAAAACCGAGCAAAATGAACAACAGAAAGCTCGTCAACAATTGCGACAGGTGTTAGATTATGCCGAAGGGACTGAATGTAGGCGATCGAGTGTCCTAGGCTACTTTGGAGAAAGTTTTGCGGGTAACTGTGGTAACTGTGATAACTGTCGCCATGGTAACAATTCCGAGGATTGGACGATCGAAGCACAAAAATTTTTATCCTGTGTGGCGCGGACGGGACAGAAATTCGGTATGATGCACATAATCAACGTACTGAGGGGAGGAAAAGGTGAAAGAATCACCCAATATCAACATCACTTATTATCTACTTATGGCATCGGTAAAGATAAAACTATGGAGGAGTGGAAACGTTTGAGTCGTTCCCTTGTCCAGCAAAATCTACTGGTAGAAACTGAAGACAATTTTAGAATCTTGAAACTTAATCAACACAGTTGGGAAGTGATGCGGAAACAACGTTCCGTGTTTATTGCCGTCCCCCGAAAAGCTAACGGTCAAATCTTGGGAGACGACAATCCCAATACGGTGGAAAGTGATTTATTATTCGAGCGCTTGCGGCAACTGCGGAAAAAAATTGCCGATAGTCAAGGGGTTCCTCCCTACGTTATTTTCCATGATTCTAGTCTGCGTTTGATGGCCAGATCAAAACCCCGGAGTTTAGAGCAGTTTCGTCAAATTTCTGGAGTAGTACACAGCAAAGTCCAACAGTATGGGGATATATTTATAGCGGCAATTAATGATTTTTGTCAGGATAGTCTTCCCTCTACTCAATTCCTCACTCTCCAATACTATCAAGATGGTTTGAATGTGGAAGAAATCGCTCGCAAACGAAGCTTAAAAGTTTCAACAATCTATGAACATTTAGCTAAATTGCTGGAGGCGGGTTACCAAATTGATATTAATCAGTTAGTTTCTAAAAATAAACAAGAATATATTCGTTTAGCGATCAAAAAAGTGGGCGATCAATCCCTGAAAACCCTCAAGGAAAATCTGGGAGATAATTATAGTTATGAGGAAATTAAATTAGTTGTTGCTTGGCAAAGAAGACCCCGGCAATAA
- a CDS encoding DUF3318 domain-containing protein: MNQDNEISHLLDLMPASGRMMTRIVSKPESPKVIETNFPLPWQRGVRPIPINFDLWRQLSRPQRDLVLLRAVSVLTAVKWFKPDLDRVIALAGMIGLTVETLQTDAVGMAVAGGLTALAINRIWREKRSPQRELDADEAAIKVAVRRGYTETEAAKSLLSAIETIAEIEGRSSLNFNELLRCQNLKKLANLSFVGVPDQVRQS, from the coding sequence ATGAACCAAGACAACGAGATTAGTCATTTACTAGACCTCATGCCTGCTTCGGGACGGATGATGACGCGCATTGTCAGCAAACCCGAAAGCCCCAAGGTAATCGAAACTAATTTTCCCCTACCCTGGCAAAGAGGAGTCAGACCAATTCCAATTAATTTTGACCTCTGGCGGCAATTATCAAGACCCCAACGGGATTTAGTCTTGTTAAGGGCCGTCTCTGTTTTAACGGCAGTAAAATGGTTTAAACCCGATCTCGATCGAGTAATTGCTCTGGCTGGTATGATCGGTTTAACCGTGGAAACCCTGCAAACCGATGCTGTCGGTATGGCAGTGGCGGGGGGTTTAACTGCCTTGGCAATTAACCGGATTTGGCGGGAAAAACGCAGCCCCCAACGGGAATTAGACGCGGATGAAGCCGCCATAAAAGTGGCCGTTAGACGCGGTTACACGGAAACCGAGGCCGCCAAAAGTTTATTATCGGCTATTGAGACTATAGCTGAAATTGAGGGGCGATCGAGTCTCAATTTTAACGAGTTATTGCGCTGTCAAAATCTGAAAAAATTAGCTAATCTCTCCTTTGTTGGTGTTCCCGATCAGGTGAGACAATCTTAA
- a CDS encoding beta strand repeat-containing protein: MALQEGTYTWEYGDTTQALWFTASYNTVTNQWTVDMKKGSMDLNALWWSNGDSNADGNIVLSKADNSLNMNGTGIVWDGYDKISDTGLTGTEHNGSSLLTAGNTYTYSYSKDQGVEIEALLAGGVTTLGVRATSVNGTDGIKAVDGQYVFVPYDTTPPTVTVDIVDASLNDGDNNSLVTFEFSEDVTGFADSDVSVSGGTLSNFSGSGSSYQATFTADDAVETTGSVSVAAASYSDVAGNTGGAGTDTVTIDTKNPTLAVDIVDPSLNDGDNSSLVTFEFSEDVTGFADSDVSVSGGTLSNFTQVDGNSYTATFTADDGVETTGSVSVAAASYSDVAGNTGSAGSDTVTIDTKNPTLAVDIVDTSLNDGDNSSLVTFEFSEDVNGFTVGDVSVSGGTLSNFSGSGSSYQATFTADDAVETTGSVSVAAASYTDVAGNTGSAGSDTVTIDTKNPTLAVDIVDTSLNDGDNSSLVTFEFSEDVNGLTVGDVSVSGGTLSNFSGSGSSYQATFTADDAVETTGSVSVAAASYTDVAGNTGSAGSDTVTIDTKNPTLAVDIVDTSLNDGDNSSQVTFQFSETVNGFTVGDVSVSGGTLSNFTQVDGNSYTAIFTADDAVETTGSVSVAAASYSDVAGNQGGAGTDTVTIDTKNPTVGINFASQPLTSQNFSTTITFQFSEAVSGFAASDVTLTNGVLSNFTGSGSSYTATFTATNFQSATGTVVVSNGYSDTPGNQGVANSANIALTVGGGPDPNDGPSGGSSVIGSGTIGADSITGSTGNDNLSGIDGNDTISGGDGNDTINGGIGNDIISGGTGNDNIIGLGGADLIYGGSGNDTINGGNGSDTIVGGFGNDSLIGGGGDTFRFLSIYDQQDVITSFNDTIVFDITGASAFTSLGSGALGTTTYTGAIAGGYLTYSGGVLSYDADGSAGSTFSPLAIVSLTGTLTPTLSDTKVLFQNL; encoded by the coding sequence ATGGCATTGCAGGAAGGCACTTACACCTGGGAATACGGCGACACTACCCAGGCTCTCTGGTTCACCGCTTCTTACAACACGGTCACAAATCAGTGGACTGTTGATATGAAGAAGGGGTCGATGGATCTCAACGCGTTGTGGTGGTCGAATGGCGATAGCAACGCGGATGGCAATATAGTTCTTTCCAAGGCTGACAACAGTCTCAATATGAATGGGACTGGTATCGTCTGGGATGGATACGACAAGATTTCCGATACGGGGTTAACGGGAACGGAGCATAATGGCAGCAGTCTTCTTACTGCGGGTAATACCTATACTTACAGCTACAGCAAGGATCAAGGGGTAGAGATCGAAGCGCTGTTGGCGGGGGGTGTTACGACTCTTGGTGTCAGAGCCACAAGCGTCAACGGCACCGACGGTATCAAGGCGGTAGATGGACAATATGTTTTCGTTCCCTACGATACAACTCCACCTACAGTGACAGTCGATATCGTTGATGCTTCGCTGAACGACGGCGATAACAATTCTCTCGTCACCTTTGAGTTCAGCGAAGATGTCACCGGTTTTGCCGATAGTGATGTGAGCGTCAGCGGCGGAACGTTGAGCAATTTCTCCGGCAGCGGCAGCAGCTACCAGGCCACCTTCACGGCCGACGATGCTGTGGAAACCACCGGCTCGGTGTCCGTGGCAGCGGCCAGCTACAGCGACGTGGCAGGCAACACCGGCGGAGCGGGTACGGACACGGTGACGATTGATACCAAAAACCCGACCCTCGCAGTCGATATCGTTGATCCTTCCCTGAACGACGGAGACAACAGTTCTCTGGTAACCTTTGAGTTTAGCGAAGATGTCACCGGTTTTGCCGATAGTGATGTGAGCGTCAGCGGCGGAACACTGAGCAACTTCACCCAGGTGGATGGCAACAGCTACACGGCCACCTTCACGGCCGACGATGGTGTGGAAACCACCGGCTCGGTGTCCGTGGCAGCGGCCAGCTACAGCGACGTGGCAGGCAACACCGGCTCCGCAGGCTCGGATACGGTGACGATTGATACCAAAAACCCGACCCTCGCCGTCGATATCGTTGATACTTCCCTCAACGACGGCGATAACAGTTCTCTGGTAACCTTTGAGTTTAGCGAAGATGTGAATGGCTTCACGGTCGGTGATGTGAGCGTCAGCGGCGGAACGTTGAGCAATTTCTCCGGCAGCGGCAGCAGCTACCAGGCCACCTTCACGGCCGACGATGCTGTGGAAACCACCGGCTCGGTGTCCGTGGCAGCGGCCAGCTACACCGACGTGGCAGGCAACACCGGCTCCGCAGGCTCGGATACGGTGACGATTGACACCAAAAATCCGACCCTCGCCGTCGATATCGTTGATACTTCCCTCAACGACGGCGATAACAGTTCTCTGGTAACCTTTGAGTTTAGCGAAGATGTGAATGGCTTAACGGTCGGTGATGTGAGCGTCAGCGGCGGAACGTTGAGCAATTTCTCCGGCAGCGGCAGCAGCTACCAGGCCACCTTCACGGCCGACGATGCTGTGGAAACCACCGGCTCGGTGTCCGTGGCAGCGGCCAGCTACACCGACGTGGCAGGCAACACCGGCTCCGCAGGCTCGGATACGGTGACGATTGACACCAAAAATCCGACCCTCGCCGTCGATATCGTTGATACTTCCCTCAACGACGGCGATAACAGTTCTCAGGTCACCTTCCAGTTCAGCGAAACTGTGAATGGCTTCACGGTCGGTGATGTGAGCGTCAGCGGCGGAACACTGAGCAACTTCACCCAGGTGGATGGCAACAGCTATACGGCCATCTTCACGGCCGACGATGCTGTGGAAACCACCGGCTCGGTGTCCGTGGCAGCGGCCAGCTACAGCGACGTGGCAGGCAACCAGGGCGGAGCGGGTACGGACACGGTGACGATTGATACCAAAAATCCGACAGTGGGCATCAACTTTGCCAGCCAACCGCTCACCAGCCAGAACTTTAGCACTACGATCACCTTCCAGTTCAGCGAAGCCGTAAGCGGTTTCGCCGCCAGCGATGTGACCCTGACCAACGGGGTGCTGAGCAACTTCACCGGCAGCGGCAGCAGCTACACCGCCACGTTCACTGCCACCAACTTCCAGTCAGCAACGGGAACAGTGGTGGTGTCCAACGGCTATTCCGATACCCCTGGCAACCAGGGTGTTGCCAATTCGGCCAACATCGCCCTGACCGTGGGCGGCGGTCCTGACCCGAATGATGGGCCGTCTGGAGGCAGTAGTGTGATTGGCTCAGGTACAATTGGCGCGGATTCCATCACCGGATCAACTGGTAATGACAACCTTAGCGGCATCGACGGCAACGACACCATCAGCGGCGGCGACGGCAACGACACCATCAACGGCGGCATCGGCAACGACATTATCAGCGGCGGCACCGGCAACGACAACATCATCGGACTCGGCGGCGCTGATCTGATCTACGGCGGATCCGGCAATGATACCATCAATGGTGGTAATGGTAGTGACACCATCGTCGGCGGGTTCGGCAACGATTCCCTTATCGGTGGCGGCGGCGACACCTTCCGGTTTCTGAGCATCTACGACCAGCAGGATGTGATCACCAGTTTCAACGACACCATCGTGTTCGATATAACCGGTGCCAGCGCCTTCACGTCCTTGGGTAGCGGGGCTTTGGGAACCACAACCTACACAGGTGCAATTGCCGGCGGTTACCTCACCTACAGCGGCGGGGTACTCTCCTATGATGCCGATGGCTCTGCGGGATCAACCTTCAGTCCGTTGGCGATCGTCTCGTTGACCGGAACTCTCACCCCCACCCTCTCCGACACCAAAGTGCTGTTCCAGAACCTCTAG
- a CDS encoding DUF1345 domain-containing protein has product MAFLESLFYTISSFGLLIYLLASEHAIVHFACGFLGIISAWLAIQLIYSQEYAVRYYHDGKGLVFPDCDRPNWTEFLYQGFCMVACYQTSDTSINSTAMRRLVATDGMLSYFLSVSIIAIIFGMIGNLL; this is encoded by the coding sequence GTGGCATTTCTGGAATCCCTATTTTATACGATCAGCAGTTTCGGACTATTAATTTATCTGCTCGCTTCCGAACACGCCATCGTTCATTTTGCTTGTGGTTTTTTGGGTATTATTAGTGCTTGGTTAGCCATACAACTGATCTACAGCCAAGAATATGCAGTGCGCTACTATCATGATGGTAAGGGCCTAGTTTTTCCCGATTGCGATCGACCTAATTGGACGGAATTTCTCTATCAAGGTTTTTGTATGGTGGCTTGTTATCAAACCTCCGATACAAGTATTAATAGTACGGCGATGCGGCGGCTGGTAGCAACCGACGGGATGCTTTCCTATTTTTTATCCGTCTCGATTATTGCTATTATTTTTGGCATGATCGGTAATTTACTCTAA
- a CDS encoding energy-coupling factor transporter transmembrane component T family protein — translation MDLLRSLPIGLYLDQPITRLHQLDARVKFIWLMAFLAAPLLANPWWRLALVGLLMLLTLLAPIPPRVWRQQMGWLIFLAIIVFLITAITPDGLGVSIQPRLPDEGLNLPPASDYQYVLWDRGRLFVTRRSLELAVRISTLVFTLIYSTNLFLLTTAPEEITEGLENLMSPLRRFNVPVTEISLTLTLSLRFIPLVLEEVQNLARAVRTRAIDWQKLGIKKSLNVWLTVVEKLLDNLLLRAEQIAIAMEVRGFTSPNQHQVRWHQLQLRWADFIALFLLIPFWAARLVLGGL, via the coding sequence ATGGATTTATTGCGAAGTTTGCCCATCGGTCTTTATCTCGATCAACCGATTACCCGACTACATCAACTAGATGCGCGGGTAAAATTTATCTGGTTAATGGCTTTTTTAGCAGCACCTTTATTGGCTAATCCTTGGTGGCGTTTAGCTTTGGTGGGATTGTTAATGTTGTTAACCCTGTTGGCCCCTATTCCTCCCCGCGTCTGGCGGCAACAGATGGGCTGGCTGATATTTTTAGCGATTATCGTCTTTCTGATTACTGCTATCACTCCCGATGGTTTAGGGGTGAGTATTCAACCGCGTTTACCGGATGAAGGGCTGAATTTACCGCCAGCAAGTGATTATCAGTATGTTTTATGGGATAGAGGTCGTTTATTTGTTACCCGACGTTCTTTGGAATTAGCAGTGAGAATTAGTACCTTAGTTTTTACTTTAATTTATAGCACTAATCTCTTTTTGTTGACGACGGCCCCGGAAGAAATTACCGAAGGTTTAGAGAATTTAATGAGTCCTTTACGGCGATTTAATGTGCCGGTGACGGAAATTTCTCTGACTTTGACCCTGTCTTTGCGCTTTATTCCTCTGGTTTTAGAAGAAGTCCAAAATCTAGCTAGGGCAGTGCGAACTAGGGCGATCGATTGGCAGAAATTAGGGATTAAAAAGAGTTTAAACGTCTGGTTAACAGTAGTGGAAAAATTACTAGATAATTTGCTTTTGCGCGCCGAACAAATAGCGATCGCTATGGAGGTTCGCGGTTTTACCAGTCCCAATCAGCATCAAGTACGCTGGCACCAATTACAGTTAAGATGGGCTGATTTTATTGCTTTATTTTTGTTAATTCCCTTTTGGGCAGCCCGATTAGTTTTGGGGGGTTTATAG
- a CDS encoding DUF4079 domain-containing protein produces MNFEIPSAVKTWSQFGHPILMWVLLGLTIYALYSGLQWRRTRTADKDLKKELLPKNFRTKHYQIGSLILALMVLGTIGGMAVTYINNGKLFVGPHLLAGLGMVGLISISAALVPLMQKGNELARITHITLNAVILGLFGWQAFTGMDIVQRILSKM; encoded by the coding sequence ATGAACTTCGAGATTCCCAGCGCCGTAAAAACTTGGTCACAATTTGGCCATCCCATTTTAATGTGGGTTTTATTAGGATTAACTATCTATGCGCTCTATTCGGGGCTACAATGGCGACGGACGCGGACAGCAGATAAAGACCTAAAAAAAGAATTATTGCCCAAAAATTTTCGCACTAAACACTATCAAATTGGCTCCCTAATTCTCGCTTTAATGGTGTTGGGGACGATCGGGGGTATGGCGGTAACTTATATTAATAACGGTAAATTATTTGTCGGTCCCCATCTGCTGGCCGGTTTAGGGATGGTGGGTTTAATCTCGATCAGTGCCGCTTTAGTACCTTTAATGCAAAAGGGCAACGAATTGGCGAGAATCACCCATATTACCCTTAATGCCGTCATTTTAGGTCTTTTTGGCTGGCAAGCCTTCACGGGAATGGATATAGTCCAGCGTATTCTCAGCAAAATGTAA
- the lnt gene encoding apolipoprotein N-acyltransferase, translating into MVRFLWAILAGVGMGLTVAPVSWWLLAWISLVPLWIVVRLAEKSLKKQLLYGFGWGFAYHGLALFWITGIHPMTWMGVPWLASLLIALFCWLFITFWGTAIVLTWTLVMFYVNKSVNQSSFRDALLRVFIGTALWCGLESLWSQSPLWWTTLAYSQSPHNLLILQLGKLSGFTTVTAAIVAVNGLIAESFLLIRQSRQNLAFLSLPLLICLSLHLWGWNVYHKPIEKSRDLGIKIGVIQGNIPNTIKLSPLGFQKALEGYTSGYQILADQGVDAVLTPETALPYYWENLVNNSSIYSAILAKKTPIWLGAFGKMDKGYNNSLFTIDGEGQVISQYDKVILVPLGEYVPFQEILGGIVDRLSPLQAHLIQGNPEQIIDSPFGKIIVGICYESAFSEHFRRQTARGGEFIITASNNAHYSHAMPAQHHAQDTMRAIETDRWMARATNTGYSAFVDPHGNHLWLSDLDKYQIHSETIYRRDTRTLYVRWGDWLTKVLIITAGLAWLWRAWD; encoded by the coding sequence ATGGTGCGTTTTCTCTGGGCAATTTTGGCCGGTGTGGGGATGGGGTTAACAGTAGCGCCGGTTTCTTGGTGGTTACTCGCTTGGATTTCTCTCGTCCCCCTGTGGATTGTTGTGAGATTAGCGGAAAAATCCCTAAAAAAACAGCTTTTATACGGTTTTGGCTGGGGTTTTGCCTACCATGGCCTCGCTTTATTCTGGATCACGGGAATTCACCCGATGACGTGGATGGGTGTCCCCTGGTTAGCTAGTTTGTTAATTGCCCTGTTTTGTTGGTTGTTTATCACTTTTTGGGGAACGGCGATCGTGCTAACTTGGACGTTAGTTATGTTTTATGTCAACAAAAGTGTTAATCAGTCATCTTTTAGGGATGCCCTCCTACGGGTTTTCATCGGCACTGCCCTCTGGTGTGGGTTAGAATCTCTCTGGAGTCAATCCCCTCTCTGGTGGACTACCCTTGCTTATAGTCAAAGTCCCCATAATTTATTGATTCTGCAATTGGGCAAATTATCGGGTTTTACGACGGTAACGGCGGCAATTGTGGCAGTTAACGGTTTAATCGCCGAAAGCTTTCTCCTAATCCGTCAGTCGCGGCAAAATCTCGCTTTTCTCTCTTTACCCCTCCTCATTTGTTTGAGCCTGCATCTCTGGGGATGGAATGTTTACCATAAACCGATCGAAAAGTCAAGGGATTTAGGGATAAAAATTGGCGTAATTCAGGGCAATATTCCCAACACGATTAAACTTTCGCCCCTAGGATTTCAAAAGGCACTCGAAGGTTACACCTCTGGTTATCAAATTCTCGCCGATCAAGGAGTAGATGCCGTCTTAACTCCTGAAACCGCCTTACCCTACTATTGGGAGAACTTAGTCAATAATAGCTCGATTTATTCGGCAATTTTAGCCAAAAAAACGCCGATCTGGTTGGGTGCATTTGGCAAGATGGACAAGGGTTATAACAATAGTCTCTTTACCATTGATGGCGAGGGACAGGTGATTAGTCAGTATGATAAAGTAATTCTCGTGCCTTTAGGCGAATACGTTCCTTTTCAGGAAATTTTGGGTGGAATTGTTGATCGCCTTTCTCCCTTGCAAGCGCACTTAATCCAGGGAAATCCTGAGCAAATTATTGACAGTCCTTTCGGTAAAATCATTGTGGGCATTTGTTACGAATCGGCTTTTTCCGAACATTTTCGCCGTCAAACTGCTAGGGGAGGCGAATTTATTATTACTGCTTCTAATAACGCCCATTATAGCCACGCCATGCCCGCTCAACACCACGCTCAGGATACCATGCGAGCGATCGAAACCGATCGATGGATGGCCCGGGCCACCAATACAGGTTATTCTGCTTTTGTCGATCCCCACGGTAATCACCTTTGGCTATCGGATCTGGATAAATATCAAATCCATAGCGAAACAATTTATCGACGGGATACGAGGACTTTATATGTGCGCTGGGGAGATTGGTTAACTAAAGTTTTAATCATTACTGCCGGACTAGCTTGGCTCTGGAGAGCTTGGGATTAA